In Oryza brachyantha chromosome 2, ObraRS2, whole genome shotgun sequence, a single window of DNA contains:
- the LOC102716376 gene encoding probable alkaline/neutral invertase F, with amino-acid sequence MVHWAGPPPPVKAPEKITEVASKTTYDSAMVEQKTRPHAIERHRSCEVSQVVFSEVENRHQHQTLEPTKSPISGCSAPVESTTDTNAVHKNTVADAAWEALKKSMVHFRGQPIGTVAAIDKSQGALNYDQVFMRDFIPSALAFLMKGEPTIVKNFLLETARLQLREKMVDLFKLGQGVMPASFKVHHCNSKHKTESLLADFGETAIGRVAPVDSGLWWIILLRAYTIWTRDNSLAESPECQRAMRLILKLCLSEGFDTSPALLCADGCSMVDRRMGIYGYPIEIQALFFMALRCAITLLKENHNDDFVYQISKRIEALSYHLHTYYWLDFQRLNEIYRYKTEEYSETALNKFNVIPESIPDWIFDFMPSRGGYFIGNLSPARMDFRWFCLGNFIAILSSLASGEQAEAILDLVEERWEELIGEMPMKVCYPAMENQEWQIVTGCDPKNTRWSYHNGGSWPVLLWLLVAVSVKLGRPHIARRAVEATEKRLVKDEFPEYYDGKAGRYVGKQARKFQTWSVAGYLVAKMLLDDPSNLRAVSLADDGHARFPVLKRSNSFP; translated from the exons ATGGTACATTGGGCTGGTCCTCCTCCGCCAGTAAAGGCCCCTGAAAAGATCACAGAAGTAGCCAGTAAGACTACATATGATTCCGCAATGGTCGAGCAAAAGACAAGACCGCATGCCATCGAGCGCCACAGGTCGTGTGAAGTGAGTCAAGTGGTATTTTCTGAGGTAGAAAATCGTCATCAACACCAAACCCTCGAGCCCACTAAAAGCCCAATATCTGGGTGTTCTGCTCCAGTGGAATCAACTACAGATACCAACGCAGTACACAAGAACACGGTTGCAGATGCTGCTTGGGAGGCCCTAAAGAAATCAATGGTTCACTTCAGAGGCCAACCAATTGGAACTGTTGCTGCAATAGACAAGTCTCAGGGAGCACTCAACTATGACCAG GTTTTCATGAGGGATTTTATTCCTAGTGCATTGGCTTTCTTGATGAAAGGAGAACCAACAATTGTGAAGAATTTTCTGTTAGAGACTGCTCGCCTTCAACTAAGAGAGAAGATGGTTGACCTCTTTAAGCTTGGTCAGGGTGTGATGCCAGCAAGTTTCAAAGTGCACCACTGCAACTCTAAGCACAAAACTGAAAGTCTGCTTGCTGATTTTGGTGAAACTGCCATCGGAAGGGTTGCTCCTGTGGACTCTGGCTTATGGTGGATTATTCTTCTTCGTGCTTATACCATATGGACAAGGGACAATTCTCTGGCTGAAAGTCCTGAATGCCAAAGGGCAATGCGCCTTATCCTGAAATTGTGTCTGTCTGAAGGGTTTGATACGTCTCCAGCTTTGCTTTGTGCTGATGGTTGTTCCATGGTCGATCGAAGAATG GGTATATATGGCTATCCGATTGAAATCCAAGCTCTGTTTTTCATGGCTCTGAGATGTGCCATAACTTTGCTGAAAGAAAATCACAACGACGACTTTGTGTACCAAATATCAAAGAGAATCGAAGCTTTGAGCTACCATCTGCACACTTACTACTGGCTTGACTTCCAGAGGCTGAACGAGATATACCGCTACAAGACAGAGGAGTACTCAGAGACAGCTCTGAACAAGTTCAACGTGATACCAGAATCAATCCCCGACTGGATATTCGACTTCATGCCGAGTCGCGGCGGGTACTTCATCGGCAACCTCAGCCCTGCGAGGATGGACTTCCGCTGGTTCTGCCTCGGCAACTTCATCGCGATCCTCTCGTCATTGGCAAGCGGCGAACAGGCTGAAGCAATCCTGGACCTTGTGGAGGAGCGCTGGGAGGAGCTCATCGGAGAGATGCCCATGAAGGTGTGTTACCCCGCTATGGAGAACCAGGAGTGGCAGATCGTCACCGGGTGCGACCCCAAGAACACCAGATGGAGCTACCACAACGGAGGATCATGGCCAG TGTTGCTGTGGCTACTGGTGGCGGTGAGCGTGAAGCTGGGGAGGCCGCACATCGCGCGGCGAGCGGTGGAGGCTACGGAGAAGCGGCTGGTGAAGGACGAGTTCCCGGAGTACTACGACGGGAAGGCCGGGAGGTACGTGGGGAAGCAGGCGCGCAAGTTCCAGACGTGGTCCGTCGCCGGCTACCTGGTCGCCAAGATGCTGCTCGACGACCCCTCCAACCTCCgcgccgtctccctcgccgacgacggccACGCCCGCTTCCCCGTCCTCAAGCGGAGCAACTCCTTCCCGTGA
- the LOC102716015 gene encoding light-harvesting complex-like protein 3 isotype 2, chloroplastic: protein MAMATSTFSPPAALQLPLARRHPAPARQCLLALSSPRPRAGLLRAAAAAAASGEAPVEAPPSKPDAEQSPAASNGAAIKAEKAPALEPLLPRFRDSRWVNGTWDLSQFSKGGAVDWDAVIDAEARRRKWLEDCPEATSPDEGVVFDTSIIPWWAWVKRFHLPEAEKLNGRAAMVGFFMAYFVDSLTGVGLVDQMGNFFCKTLLFVAVAGVLLVRKNEDIETVKKLIDETTFYDKQWQATWQDESPSQPKN, encoded by the exons ATGGCCATGGCGACCTCCACCTTCTCGCCCCCGGCCGCCTTGCAGCTCCCCCTCGCCCGCCGCCACCCGGCCCCCGCCAGGCAGTGCCTCCtcgccctctcctccccgcgcccccgcgccggcctcctccgcgccgccgccgccgccgccgcctccggggAGGCGCCCGTCGAGGCGCCGCCGAGCAAGCCGGACGCGGAGCAGTCCCCCGCCGCGTCCAACGGGGCCGCCATCAAGGCCGAGAAGGCGCCCGCGCTGGAGCCGCTGCTGCCGAGGTTCCGGGACTCGAGGTGGGTCAACGGGACGTGGGACCTCAGCCAGTTCAGCAagggcggcgccgtcgactGGGACGCCGTCATAGACGCCG AGGCCAGGAGAAGGAAATGGCTTGAAGATTGTCCAGAGGCAACTAGCCCAGACGAGGGCGTTGTTTTCGATACTTCAATCATACCGTGGTGGGCATGGGTGAAGCGTTTCCATCTCCCTGAAGCCGAGAAGCTAAATG GCCGTGCTGCCATGGTTGGCTTCTTCATGGCATACTTCGTTGATAGCTTGACCGGTGTGGGGCTTGTCGACCAGATGGGCAACTTCTTCTGCAAAACCCTACTGTTTGTTGCTGTAGCTGGTGTACTGCTGGTCAGGAAGAACGAGGACATCGAGACGGTGAAGAAGCTCATCGATGAAACGACGTTCTACGACAAGCAATGGCAGGCAACTTGGCAAGACGAATCCCCTTCTCAGCCCAAGAATTAG
- the LOC102716295 gene encoding general transcription and DNA repair factor IIH subunit TFB4: MASKLYSDDISLAVVVVDTNPFFWAGAALPFTDFFAQLIHYVNSLLLLNHLNHVVVIAAGLSSCTYIFDSSDASASGAADVAATFAKASRKMDEFIGEDAHATTSSGAVADSNAASLLSGALSLALCYIQRVFRSGTRHPQPRILCLQGSPDGPEQYVAVMNSIFSAQRSMVPIDSCIVGTQDSAFLQQASYITGGVYLKPQELSGLFQYLAAVFATDLHSRTFLRLPKTLGVDFRASCFCHKKTIDMGYVCSVCLSIFCKYHKKCSTCGSEFNRVMPDLNSMPDRQ, encoded by the exons ATGGCCTCCAAGCTCTACTCCG ATGACATCAGCCTCGCCGTGGTGGTCGTCGACACCAACCCCTTCTTCtgggccggcgccgccctcccctTCACCGACTTCTTCGCCCAG CTGATCCACTATGTGAATTCGCTTCTGCTTCTGAACCACCTCAACCATGTggtcgtcatcgccgccgggCTTAGCTCTTGCACCTACATCTTTGATTCGAGCGATGCTAGTGCCTCTGGTGCTGCAGACGTCGCGGCCACCTTCGCCAAGGCAAGCCGCAAGATGGATGAGTTCATTGGAGAAGATGCCCATGCCACTACCAGCAGTGGCGCCGTCGCTGACAGCAATGCAGCCTCTCTTCTCTCAGGCGCGCTGTCCCTTGCTCTATGCT ATATACAGAGGGTTTTTCGGTCTGGGACTCGGCATCCGCAACCTCGG ATTTTATGCCTGCAGGGTTCTCCAGATGGACCTGAACA ATATGTAGCGGTTATGAACTCAATATTTTCTGCTCAACGTTCCATG GTCCCTATCGATTCATGTATAGTGGGAACCCAAGACTCTGCTTTCTTGCAACAG GCTTCATATATAACAGGTGGTGTTTATTTGAAACCCCAAGAACTAAGTGGCTTATTTCAATACCTTGCT GCTGTATTTGCTACTGATTTACACTCCAGAACCTTCTTGCGCCTCCCCAAGACTCTGGGAGTGGATTTTCGTGCTTC ATGTTTCTGCCATAAGAAGACTATTGACATGGGTTATGTTTGTTCAGTTTGTTTATCAATATTCTGCAAGTATCATAAGAAATGCTCAACCTGTGG GTCAGAATTCAACCGCGTGATGCCTGACTTAAATTCCATGCCTGATAGACAGTAG
- the LOC102716653 gene encoding 65-kDa microtubule-associated protein 3 isoform X2 — protein sequence MVSLKLRAILFPFQMEPRREMLLQELGEMWDEIGEGEEERREMLHALEEECLNVYRLKAAQVKQHRAQLQREIADSVAEVAAICATIGEPLATVQTACSSLQSTRNLKEELSSITPELKEMRRRRDERRQQFLEVTELINRMHEEMKPSEHLRLTMDNSDLTIRRLEELRSYMQNLQQEKESRTRKMAELMGCLHSSSSILGIDFKEKSLHHGDEIVSDISDDAITRLVSEIERLREIKRNRMQKLQDLVATMLELWNLMDTPSEEQKRFQSVACNIAASEDEITEPNALSMDFINNVEAEVVRLENLKECRMKDLVLKKYDELNEIRRRAHIPIENEGNMMIMFDAIDSDAERSLILERLEVQISEAKDEEFSRKDVLERMERWQAALEEESWLEEYNRNENRYNVGKGTHLVLKRAEKARALVGKMPEALITKIVAWEKERGAKLEYDGDGLLDMLEEYNNTRKEKEQERKRQRDQRRMLGQGMVESPVARPPPKNIKNVTRTLSMGGSSMGSKKALVSASASSRPSTPSFLKSPMSARRSDEGQILLSRTVDEDDLL from the exons ATGGTCTCATTGAAGTTGCGAGCCATCCTTTTCCCCTTCCAGATGGAGCCCCGACGAGAGATGCTTCTACAAGAGCTTGGG GAGATGTGGGACGAGAtcggggaaggggaggaggagcgacGAGAAATGCTACATGCATTGGAGGAGGAGTGCCTCAACGTGTACAGATTGAAGGCGGCGCAGGTGAAGCAGCACAGGGCGCAGCTGCAGCGGGAGATCGCCGACTCCGTCGCCGAGGTCGCCGCCATATGCGCCACCATTGGTGAGCCACTGGCCACCGTGCAAACGGCTTGCTCCTCGCTGCAG AGCACGAGGAACCTGAAGGAGGAGCTTAGCTCGATCACACCAGAGCTAAAGGAGATGAGAAGGAGGAGGGATGAAAGACGACAACAATTCTTGGAGGTGACAGAGCTCATCAACAGGATGCATGAGGAGATGAAGCCAAGTGAGCATCTTCGTCTAACAATGGACAACTCTGACCTCACCATTAGACGGCTTGAGGAGCTCAGATCATACATGCAGAATCTACAACAGGAGAAG GAAAGTCGCACTAGGAAGATGGCAGAGCTCATGGGTTGTCTGCATTCATCCTCCTCAATTCTTGGCATAGATTTCAAAGAGAAAAGCCTTCATCATGGCGATGAAATCGTAAGCGACATAAGCGATGATGCAATCACAAGATTAGTTTCTGAGATCGAGAGATTGCGAGAGATCAAACGAAACAGGATGCAGAAG CTGCAAGACCTTGTGGCCACCATGTTGGAGCTGTGGAACTTGATGGACACGCCATCGGAGGAGCAGAAGAGGTTCCAAAGTGTGGCCTGCAACATCGCTGCGTCTGAGGACGAGATCACTGAACCAAATGCTCTCTCCATGGACTTCATCAATAAT GTGGAAGCAGAGGTGGTGAGGCTAGAGAACCTGAAGGAGTGCAGGATGAAAGACCTTGTCCTGAAGAAGTATGATGAGCTCAATGAGATAAGACGGCGTGCACATATACCCATCGAAAATGAAGGCAACATGATGATAATGTTTGATGCCATTGACAGTG atGCTGAAAGGTCTTTAATCCTAGAGCGACTAGAAGTGCAGATCTCAGAGGCCAAAGATGAGGAGTTTAGCAGGAAGGATGTTCTTGAGAGGATGGAGAGATGGCAGGCTGCACTTGAGGAGGAATCTTGGCTTGAGGAGTACAACAGA AATGAGAATAGATACAATGTGGGCAAAGGGACTCATCTTGTGTTGAAACGCGCCGAGAAAGCACGAGCATTGGTCGGCAAAATGCCAG AGGCCTTGATCACAAAGATAGTTGCTTGGGAGAAGGAGAGGGGTGCCAAACTCGAGTATGATGGT GATGGCCTCCTAGACATGTTGGAGGAGTACAACAATAcgaggaaggaaaaagagcaggagaggaagaggcAAAGG GATCAGAGAAGGATGTTAGGTCAAGGCATGGTAGAGTCGCCGGTGGCTAGGCCTCCACCGAAGAACATCAAGAACGTAACGAGGACACTATCCATGGGTGGCAGTAGCATGGGAAGCAAGAAGGCGTTGGTGTCGGCATCGGCATCGTCTAGACCAAGCACGCCAAGCTTCCTCAAGTCACCAATGTCGGCGCGAAGGAGCGATGAGGGGCAGATATTATTGTCACGCACAGTTGATGAAGATGATTTGTTATAG
- the LOC102716653 gene encoding 65-kDa microtubule-associated protein 3 isoform X1, with protein sequence MVSLKLRAILFPFQMEPRREMLLQELGEMWDEIGEGEEERREMLHALEEECLNVYRLKAAQVKQHRAQLQREIADSVAEVAAICATIGEPLATVQTACSSLQSTRNLKEELSSITPELKEMRRRRDERRQQFLEVTELINRMHEEMKPSEHLRLTMDNSDLTIRRLEELRSYMQNLQQEKESRTRKMAELMGCLHSSSSILGIDFKEKSLHHGDEIVSDISDDAITRLVSEIERLREIKRNRMQKLQDLVATMLELWNLMDTPSEEQKRFQSVACNIAASEDEITEPNALSMDFINNVEAEVVRLENLKECRMKDLVLKKYDELNEIRRRAHIPIENEGNMMIMFDAIDSDAERSLILERLEVQISEAKDEEFSRKDVLERMERWQAALEEESWLEEYNRNENRYNVGKGTHLVLKRAEKARALVGKMPAMAEALITKIVAWEKERGAKLEYDGDGLLDMLEEYNNTRKEKEQERKRQRDQRRMLGQGMVESPVARPPPKNIKNVTRTLSMGGSSMGSKKALVSASASSRPSTPSFLKSPMSARRSDEGQILLSRTVDEDDLL encoded by the exons ATGGTCTCATTGAAGTTGCGAGCCATCCTTTTCCCCTTCCAGATGGAGCCCCGACGAGAGATGCTTCTACAAGAGCTTGGG GAGATGTGGGACGAGAtcggggaaggggaggaggagcgacGAGAAATGCTACATGCATTGGAGGAGGAGTGCCTCAACGTGTACAGATTGAAGGCGGCGCAGGTGAAGCAGCACAGGGCGCAGCTGCAGCGGGAGATCGCCGACTCCGTCGCCGAGGTCGCCGCCATATGCGCCACCATTGGTGAGCCACTGGCCACCGTGCAAACGGCTTGCTCCTCGCTGCAG AGCACGAGGAACCTGAAGGAGGAGCTTAGCTCGATCACACCAGAGCTAAAGGAGATGAGAAGGAGGAGGGATGAAAGACGACAACAATTCTTGGAGGTGACAGAGCTCATCAACAGGATGCATGAGGAGATGAAGCCAAGTGAGCATCTTCGTCTAACAATGGACAACTCTGACCTCACCATTAGACGGCTTGAGGAGCTCAGATCATACATGCAGAATCTACAACAGGAGAAG GAAAGTCGCACTAGGAAGATGGCAGAGCTCATGGGTTGTCTGCATTCATCCTCCTCAATTCTTGGCATAGATTTCAAAGAGAAAAGCCTTCATCATGGCGATGAAATCGTAAGCGACATAAGCGATGATGCAATCACAAGATTAGTTTCTGAGATCGAGAGATTGCGAGAGATCAAACGAAACAGGATGCAGAAG CTGCAAGACCTTGTGGCCACCATGTTGGAGCTGTGGAACTTGATGGACACGCCATCGGAGGAGCAGAAGAGGTTCCAAAGTGTGGCCTGCAACATCGCTGCGTCTGAGGACGAGATCACTGAACCAAATGCTCTCTCCATGGACTTCATCAATAAT GTGGAAGCAGAGGTGGTGAGGCTAGAGAACCTGAAGGAGTGCAGGATGAAAGACCTTGTCCTGAAGAAGTATGATGAGCTCAATGAGATAAGACGGCGTGCACATATACCCATCGAAAATGAAGGCAACATGATGATAATGTTTGATGCCATTGACAGTG atGCTGAAAGGTCTTTAATCCTAGAGCGACTAGAAGTGCAGATCTCAGAGGCCAAAGATGAGGAGTTTAGCAGGAAGGATGTTCTTGAGAGGATGGAGAGATGGCAGGCTGCACTTGAGGAGGAATCTTGGCTTGAGGAGTACAACAGA AATGAGAATAGATACAATGTGGGCAAAGGGACTCATCTTGTGTTGAAACGCGCCGAGAAAGCACGAGCATTGGTCGGCAAAATGCCAG CAATGGCAGAGGCCTTGATCACAAAGATAGTTGCTTGGGAGAAGGAGAGGGGTGCCAAACTCGAGTATGATGGT GATGGCCTCCTAGACATGTTGGAGGAGTACAACAATAcgaggaaggaaaaagagcaggagaggaagaggcAAAGG GATCAGAGAAGGATGTTAGGTCAAGGCATGGTAGAGTCGCCGGTGGCTAGGCCTCCACCGAAGAACATCAAGAACGTAACGAGGACACTATCCATGGGTGGCAGTAGCATGGGAAGCAAGAAGGCGTTGGTGTCGGCATCGGCATCGTCTAGACCAAGCACGCCAAGCTTCCTCAAGTCACCAATGTCGGCGCGAAGGAGCGATGAGGGGCAGATATTATTGTCACGCACAGTTGATGAAGATGATTTGTTATAG